In Aspergillus flavus chromosome 3, complete sequence, one genomic interval encodes:
- a CDS encoding RmlC-like cupin domain-containing protein, producing the protein MGNDKISAYYAPTGGLPPQTQLLTDRAMFTEAYAVIPKGTFSDIVTSFLPFWEQTRLWVIARPLSGFAETFSQYIMEVQPGGGSDRAELDEGAEGVIFVVEGEVSITLGGETHRLTEGGYAYLPPKSGWTLRNTGVATARFHWIRKAYEAVAGLDAPDPLFLNERDIVPTAMPNTNNAWATTRFVDPTDLRHDMHVTIVTFEPGGVIPFAETHVMEHGLYVLEGKAVYRLNQDWVEVEAGDFMWLRAFCPQACYAGGPGKFRYLLYKDVNRHMKLSR; encoded by the coding sequence ATGGGCAACGACAAGATCAGTGCCTATTATGCACCAACCGGCGGGTTACCACCGCAGACGCAGCTTCTGACCGACCGTGCCATGTTCACCGAAGCCTACGCAGTCATCCCGAAAGGCACATTCAGCGACATCGTGACGAGTTTCCTCCCCTTCTGGGAGCAGACACGGTTGTGGGTGATTGCGCGTCCATTGTCGGGCTTTGCCGAGACCTTCTCACAATACATCATGGAAGTGCAACCAGGGGGTGGTAGCGACCGCGCCGAACTGGACGAGGGCGCTGAGGGGGTGATCTTTGTGGTGGAAGGCGAAGTGAGCATCACGTTGGGCGGCGAGACGCACCGACTGACGGAGGGGGGATACGCATATCTGCCGCCGAAAAGCGGATGGACGCTGCGCAACACGGGCGTGGCGACCGCTCGTTTCCATTGGATCCGGAAAGCCTATGAAGCCGTGGCCGGACTGGATGCTCCCGACCCACTCTTCCTCAATGAACGGGATATCGTGCCTACGGCCATGCCAAACACCAACAATGCTTGGGCCACCACTCGTTTTGTGGACCCGACTGATCTGCGTCATGACATGCATGTCACTATTGTCACCTTTGAACCGGGTGGTGTTATCCCCTTCGCCGAAACTCATGTCATGGAACACGGACTGTATGTCCTCGAAGGAAAAGCCGTCTACCGCCTCAATCAGGACTGGGTCGAGGTGGAAGCCGGTGATTTCATGTGGCTGCGTGCCTTTTGCCCTCAGGCCTGTTATGCCGGTGGCCCTGGCAAGTTCCGTTACCTGCTCTACAAGGACGTCAACCGCCACATGAAGCTCTCGCGATAA
- a CDS encoding putative transporter (unnamed protein product) — protein sequence MKITAQSAGGLADQDYQVLEAGFSEGPNGSGLAMIFQRELLAEDLWDGDRGTDDYFNNSYCVTLGSERENASFGSVEGFNKVLYHTGLTGRLLLVTIITSLGLTMFVYAMDEGVTQQFTMIAASSFQMHAQLGAVNTASTVINGISKPVIGKLADVLSRPTSYIISLLFYVVGYAVAASCTNFVAYTVGVALTAVGKAGLNILCQIIVGDLTTLQWRGFWTSMIIAPYLVTTFTNGFVVDAFVPDEWRWGLGMFAIMVPVLLTPAIIALYGTQQRARRMGIMGSSLAEKGEQTTLYTAWQCLVAIDIPGLVLLGFSFSLILLPLSLAESAENGWNNRSMIAMEATGFAILVLFVVFEIYLAPKPMMTKRIIANKVFLAALGANLFDQMTTTLGSNYFSSYIYIIKGWDNYTWTVFTGARNLAITIFSLVGGFLQVRYHRYKTQMIIGAVLKVVGYATCFTSNQRSTQSTAALAISQVLLGTSALTALGSRIGAMASVPHEDMASIIAAYFLWTYLGSAAGYAIASAIWTDKMLGFMRDELPDTPDSTLKKIYGSVDILRTQYDLDDPIREGAIRAYTRTNGIIFIVAAAISTLSVLCSFLMPDYYLGKQQNAVTNLGLDGKPVDIPTRGKNERSFWTRIKYIISRRRS from the exons ATGAAAATCACTGCGCAATCTGCTGGTGGTCTAGCTGACCAGGACTACCAAGTTCTCGAGGCAGGCTTTTCCGAAGGGCCTAATGGTTCAGGCTTGGCGATGATCTTCCAGCGCGAACTTCTCGCAGAAGATCTATGGGACGGTGATCGCGGAACCGATGATTACTTCAATAACAGCTACTGCGTAACCCTTGGATCGG AACGCGAGAATGCAAGTTTCGGCAGCGTGGAGGGCTTTAACAAGGTTCTCTACCACACTGGTCTAACCGGTCGCCTACTCCTCGTTACTATTATAACCTCTCTCGGGCTCACTATGTTTGTCTACGCCATGGATGAGGGGGTGACCCAACAGTTCACCATGATTGCGGCCTCCTCTTTTCAAATGCACGCCCAGCTAGGCGCCGTGAACACCGCCAGCACTGTCATTAACGGTATCTCCAAGCCAGTGATTGGCAAGCTGGCAGACGTCTTGTCCCGTCCGACAAGCTATATCATCTCTCTACTATTCTACGTTGTAGGATATGCTGTCGCGGCCAGTTGCACGAACTTCGTGGCCTACACCGTTGGCGTTGCCCTGACTGCAGTTGGAAAGGCTGGCCTAAACATCCTCTGCCAAATCATTGTTGGTGACTTGACGACCCTGCAATGGCGTGGTTTCTGGACCAGCATGATCATCGCTCCCTACCTCGTGACCACTTTCACCAATGGCTTCGTTGTTGATGCCTTTGTCCCAGATGAGTGGAGATGGGGTCTGGGCATGTTTGCTATCATGGTCCCGGTTCTGCTAACCCCAGCGATCATAGCATTATACGGAACGCAACAGAGAGCTCGCAGGATGGGAATCATGGGGAGCAGTTTGGCagagaaaggagaacaaACCACGCTATATACTGCCTGGCAATGCCTAGTTGCGATTGATATTCCGGGCCTCGTGTTACTCGGGTTTTCCTTCTCGTTGATCCTTCTCCCTCTATCACTCGCCGAGTCTGCCGAGAACGGCTGGAACAACCGCAGCATGATAGCCATGGAAGCGACTGGCTTTGCCATTCTCGTGCTGTTTGTTGTGTTTGAGATTTACTTAGCACCCAAACCTATGATGACGAAGCGAATCATCGCAAATAAGGTGTTCCTAGCTGCATTGGGTGCCAACCTTTTCGACCAGATGACAACTACTCTCGGCAGCAACTATTTCTCGTCGTATATCTATATCATCAAGGGCTGGGATAACTACACCTGGACGGTCTTTACTGGGGCCAGGAATCTTGCGATCACTATCTTTAGCCTAGTTGGTGGTTTCCTCCAGGTCCGATACCACCGTTATAAAACGCAGATGATTATTGGGGCTGTGCTTAAGGTCGTTGGCTACGCTACCTGTTTCACAAGTAACCAGCGAAGCACCCAAAGCACGGCGGCCCTCGCCATCTCACAGGTACTCCTGGGAACAAGCGCCTTGACTGCCCTGGGGTCTCGAATCGGAGCGATGGCCTCCGTTCCTCATGAGGACATGGCATCGATCATCGCGGCCTATTTTCTCTGGACGTACCTGGGTAGTGCTGCCGGGTATGCCATTGCCTCCGCAATCTGGACGGATAAGATGCTCGGATTTATGCGCGATGAGCTTCCAGATACGCCAGACAGTACACTCAAGAAGATCTATGGCTCTGTGGACATTCTTCGCACCCAGTATGACCTTGACGATCCAATTCGTGAGGGGGCCATTCGAGCTTATACGCGCACCAACGGCATCATTTTCATTGTCGCTGCTGCGATCTCCACGCTGTCTGTTCTCTGTTCCTTCCTAATGCCCG ACTATTACCTTGGTAAGCAGCAGAATGCAGTCACCAATTTAGGGCTGGATGGCAAACCGGTGGATATTCCCACACGTGGCAAGAACGAACGAAGCTTTTGGACTCgtattaagtatattatcTCAAGGAGACGTAGTTAA
- a CDS encoding putative stage V sporulation protein k gives MDSGDQSPDSIDTPRSDLQDEDYIREGTSLPSSMSSPRSDSQTDDGSEEKNEDGEVDIIEVMDEAESEDTRPIDSLYGSNSGPSGCCYKHAKLDNMAEDIDGPKPFQAGWELIQNANGSIDREPDGVYLGLSSDMPDSFVFPFYHFDPFVIFGVKKPKERMSFPFAHWEPSLFGFNPGEDKKEKWIKSIKADSPLNRLMKMVGFDDVKKEFLSVLDRVKTARINEAQPPTIRSLRLDLLISGHAESERSMIADLYKTLLEFLGLSSRCCWAKRDGVDCNLKDEEPGVIVLDNDISFYGYDRDKHVLIGLGSREHIRNILSQSWANGRFHLRVDLKGYSEDELLTILANELKERNLRVQGGLSAPFLRMFVRQMRNRQDDPNNVGLEQVKAEITKVVSRRAEHLETATRSEDKSIMSLSHLSPKLVESDFFGSYPSKFYDESESFKKLDRMAGMEKVKQAVKELVSRGQINYVRATQGMKPLTTSPNYVFLGPPGTGKTTAATLFGHILADLGYVESREVVLKKPTDFLGRYVGDSEKQTEEILHQTEGKVLIIDEAHSFYHGTEYGIDGSDIYRKGIIDTIVANFDNEPGGNRCIILMGYPDRMKEFYRNTNPGFQRRFPLEDAFVFENYDDGVLSQIMDIMLAHDQATATNGAKAVGMELLRRQRDLPSFGNGGAVRNLLSSAYIRYSKRIEAEEGQGSDKPTPPSSNDDRAQIMLQPQDFDPQYDRGLRNSQDLRSLFHNLVGFETIIGTFEGYQTMTANMNTRGLNPREEVPFSFIFKGPPGSGKTTTARALGKMYYSMGFLSTTEVMDCSVTDLIGTYVGQTGPKVKNLLEQALGKVLFIDEAYRLGILRDAFTREAVGELVDCMTKERYMNKLVIVLAGYERSMDQLLSTNEGLRSRFTEIVFPRLRPKDCLRLLQAKLLDKKINILRPRAVHVQQRVLVLFKKLGETASWANARDVGAIAKEITLQLFMNPLPAGQPMEITLEEIARILKRFYRDRRSKKEEEEAGDSSES, from the exons ATGGATTCAGGCGACCAAAGCCCAGATAGCATAGACACCCCAAGAAGTGATTTGCAGGATGAGGATTACATAAGAGAAGGAACCTCATTACCATCTTCCATGTCATCACCCCGATCAGATAGTCAAACGGACGATGGCtctgaagagaaaaatgaagatggagaagtGGATATCATCGAGGTGATGGACGAGGCGGAGTCTGAGGACACACGTCCAATAGATAGCCTCTATGGATCAAACTCCGGGCCCTCTGGATGCTGCTACAAACACGCGAAACTGGATAACATGGCCGAGGATATCGACGGCCCAAAGCCGTTCCAGGCAGGCTGGGAGCTTATCCAAAATGCCAACGGGAGTATTGATAGAGAGCCAGATGGTGTTTACTTGGGTTTGTCTTCGGACATGCCGGACAGCTTCGTCTTTCCCTTTTACCACTTCGACCCCTTTGTAATCTTTGGGGTAAAAAAACCCAAGGAACGGATGTCGTTTCCATTCGCTCACTGGGAGCCCTCTCTCTTCGGGTTCAACCCCggggaagacaagaaagaaaagtggatCAAATCCATTAAGGCCGATTCGCCGCTCAACaggctgatgaagatggttgGGTTCGACGATGTGAAAAAGGAATTTCTCTCTGTCCTAGATCGGGTCAAAACAGCGCGGATAAATGAAGCGCAGCCACCAACGATCAGAAGCCTTCGTCTGGACCTCCTAATATCCGGTCATGCTGAATCAGAGAGATCCATGATTGCCGACCTTTACAAGACACTTCTTGAGTTTTTGGGCCTTTCAtctcgctgctgctgggccAAGCGCGATGGTGTAGATTGCAACTtaaaagatgaagag CCTGGGGTTATTGTCCTAGACAATGACATTTCTTTCTATGGCTACGATCGAGACAAACATGTCTTAATCGGACTAGGGAGTAGAGAGCATATTAGAAACATACTTAGCCAATCCTGGGCAAACGGGCGTTTTCATCTTAGAGTTGATCTCAAGGGATACTCAGAGGACGAGCTACTCACGATCCTGGCCAATGAACTAAAGGAACGCAATCTCAGAGTGCAAGGTGGATTGAGTGCACCATTCCTTCGCATGTTTGTTCGACAAATGCGAAATCGGCAGGACGATCCCAACAACGTCGGCCTCGAACAAGTCAAAGCTGAGATTACGAAAGTCGTCAGTCGCCGTGCAGAGCATCTAGAAACAGCCACACGGAGCGAAGATAAAAGTATAATGAGCCTCTCACACCTATCCCCCAAACTGGTAGAATCGGACTTCTTTGGATCCTATCCCAGCAAATTCTACGATGAAAGTGAATCCTTCAAGAAATTGGACAGGATGGCCGGGATGGAAAAGGTAAAGCAGGCTGTCAAAGAACTGGTTTCTCGAGGACAAATCAATTATGTCCGCGCAACACAGGGAATGAAACCCCTCACAACAAGCCCGAACTATGTATTCCTTGGTCCTCCAGGGACAGGAAAGACGACAGCCGCCACCCTCTTTGGCCACATCCTCGCAGATTTGGGGTATGTTGAGAGCAGGGAggtggtgttgaagaagccaacAGACTTTTTAGGAAGATACGTTGGAGATTCAGAGAAACAGACCGAAGAAATATTGCACCAGACAGAGGGAAAAGTCTTGATCATCGACGAAGCTCATTCGTTCTATCATGGCACCGAGTATGGCATCGATGGTTCAGATATCTACCGCAAGGGAATTATAGATACCATTGTCGCCAATTTCGATAATGAGCCGGGGGGGAATAGATGCATCATTCTGATGGGGTATCCAGACAGAATGAAGGAGTTCTATCGTAACACCAACCCTGGCTTTCAGCGGAGATTTCCATTAGAGGACGCCTTTGTCTTTGAGAACTATGATGATGGTGTACTAAGCCAAATTATGGATATCATGCTTGCCCATGACCAAGCGACCGCAACTAATGGAGCCAAAGCCGTTGGCATGGAACTTCTTCGCAGACAGCGGGACCTTCCTAGCTTCGGAAATGGCGGTGCCGTACGCAATCTTCTCAGCAGCGCATACATTAGATACAGTAAGCGCAtcgaagctgaagaaggtcAGGGATCGGATAAGCCAACGCCTCCCTCGAGCAATGACGATCGGGCTCAAATTATGTTACAGCCCCAGGACTTTGACCCACAGTACGATCGTGGACTGCGGAATAGTCAAGACCTTCGTTCACTTTTTCATAATCTTGTTGGGTTCGAGACTATAATAGGGACCTTTGAGGGATATCAAACCATGACGGCAAATATGAACACACGCGGTCTTAACCCGCGTGAGGAGGTACCTTTCAGTTTTATATTCAAAGGTCCCCCTGGTAGCGGAAAGACCACGACAGCTCGTGCCTTAGGCAAAATGTACTACTCTATGGGCTTTCTCTCCACTACAGAAGTAATGGATTGCTCGGTCACCGACCTGATCGGGACGTATGTGGGTCAGACTGGGCCAAAGGTAAAGAACTTGCTAGAACAGGCTCTGGGTAAAGTGCTCTTCATCGACGAGGCATACCGCTTGGGGATACTTAGAGATGCCTTTACTCGGGAGGCTGTTGGCGAACTGGTTGACTGCATGACCAAGGAGCGATATATGAACAAGTTGGTGATCGTTCTGGCTGGATATGAACGCTCTATGGACCAACTCCTGAGCACTAATGAAGGATTACGCAGCCGCTTCACTGAGATAGTATTCCCCAGATTGCGACCCAAGGACTGCCTGCGCCTTCTTCAGGCAAAGCTCCTTGATAAAAAGATCAACATTCTTCGTCCCAGAGCAGTGCATGTACAACAAAGGGTCCTAGTACTGTTCAAGAAATTAGGGGAAACGGCATCATGGGCGAACGCGCGAGATGTCGGAGCCATTGCAAAAGAGATTACTCTGCAGTTGTTCATGAACCCATTACCAGCCGGGCAGCCGATGGAAATCACGCTGGAAGAGATCGCACGAATATTGAAAAGATTTTATCGAGACCGCAGgtcaaagaaggaggaagaggaagccgGTGATTCTTCTGAGTCCTGA
- a CDS encoding HotDog domain-containing protein → MSQETSLNKTRTSGTKGERLDNLLQFLETHPISKETLDHFGAIPWIQKYLTDSAYRAIPTYGRVRKSDSSEDYLFAQTMNTPTTIPHFLTLQRKDFFPPPESPRGTISLSAGPRTTSYRAPEYPDCITLLELGSAALDGHYGILHGGIAGAILDETLGLTASLHLAPRSQQGLLGFTATLNVTYRAPVFTPSTVVVRSWVEAREGRKWVCRGQIVDADGVVLTEAEALMLTKVQRSTL, encoded by the coding sequence ATGTCGCAAGAGACGTCGCTAAACAAAACGAGAACTTCCGGCACGAAGGGTGAAAGATTGGACAACCTCCTGCAGTTCCTCGAGACGCATCCCATATCTAAGGAAACCCTGGACCATTTCGGTGCCATTCCATGGATCCAAAAGTACTTGACCGACTCAGCCTACAGGGCAATTCCAACATATGGTCGCGTTCGAAAATCAGACAGCAGTGAGGACTACTTGTTCGCCCAAACCATGAACACTCCAACTACAATCCCACACTTCCTTACACTCCAGCGAAAAGATTTCTTTCCGCCGCCTGAAAGTCCGAGAGGGACCATATCGCTCAGCGCAGGCCCGCGGACGACTTCATACCGCGCCCCAGAATATCCAGACTGTATTACGCTCCTTGAGTTAGGGTCTGCCGCGCTGGACGGCCACTATGGAATACTTCATGGTGGGATAGCCGGAGCGATTTTGGACGAGACGCTGGGCCTCACGGCCTCGTTACATCTGGCTCCACGTTCTCAACAGGGACTTTTAGGGTTTACGGCGACTTTGAATGTTACATATCGGGCACCTGTGTTCACTCCGAGTACTGTGGTTGTTCGCAGCTGGGTGGAGGCACGTGAGGGGCGCAAGTGGGTATGCAGGGGGCAGATTGTGGATGCGGATGGAGTTGTTCTGACAGAGGCGGAGGCTTTAATGCTCACTAAAGTCCAGAGATCTACCTTGTAA
- a CDS encoding putative AAA ATPase: MALEKTSMAEPLGVSEYRRFISQPRLTPHEQDELNTPLAVGPVTSIQEADPECETMSEPLRTKIPGNAPQRSTDDGTQETSEEDKLGQPPSNPKMDTNEEGKYLCLSDDSDTQETPLNGSRKTDPTRSHKRKADHCRLVGTMDSGDSEGDCFEGDETSDSDLDSDLDIGDPALHTHKRKMRRWKKLARGKFEEMLLECIVNIDKIPANYENIFLDKKTIAQVEKVTKLGLTRPKAFSHGVLKDNKVTGAVLYGPPGTGKTLLAKGVAKQAGFNMLSISTAEVWQKCHGEDEKMIQAVFSLARKMYPAIIFLDEADAMLGERKAGERRHLRSMLNKFLMEWDGIMSGANSPFVLLATNRPNDLDPAVLRRAPVRIFFDLPSKAERVGILGLLLKHEHLGYDITIPTLANLTPEYTGSDLKNLCVTAATECISEQSEDTTKRILNRRHFLFAMQIVKATTISKTRERDFHNFGNNRQEQAEE, encoded by the exons ATGGCCTTGGAAAAAACGAGCATGGCTGAGCCCCTTGGCGTTTCAGAATATCGTCGATTCATCTCTCAGCCCAGGCTTACTCCACACGAACAAGATGAGTTGAATACTCCTTTAGCCGTTGGTCCGGTTACGTCCATACAAGAAGCAGATCCAGAATGTGAAACTATGTCTGAGCCATTGAGGACTAAAATCCCGGGCAATGCTCCTCAGAGAAGCACAGACGATGGGACACAAGAAACTTCGGAAGAAGACAAGTTGGGACAGCCTCCCTCTAATCCAAAGATGGACACCaacgaagaaggaaaatacCTCTGTCTCTCGGATGATAGCGACACACAAGAAACACCGCTCAATGGGAGCCGAAAGACCGATCCAACTCGGTCACACAAGCGGAAGGCCGACCATTGTCGACTCGTAGGTACCATGGACTCAGGTGACAGTGAAGGAGACTGCTTTGAGGGAGACGAAACTTCTGATAGCGATCTGGACTCAGACCTTGACATCGGTGACCCGGCTCTGCACACGCACAAGCGGAAAATGAGGCGTTGGAAGAAGCTGGCGCGCGGGAAATTTGAGGAGATGCTGCTCGAATGTATTGTCAACATAG ATAAAATCCCAGCCAACTACGAGAACATCTTCTTGGACAAGAAAACGATTGCTCAAGTCGAAAAGGTGACCAAGCTCGGGCTCACCCGACCCAAAGCGTTCAGCCACGGGGTCTTGAAGGACAACAAGGTGACTGGAGCCGTTCTATACGGGCCTCCAGGAACAGGGAAGACGCTCCTCGCAAAAGGCGTGGCCAAACAGGCTGGGTTCAATATGCTGTCTATTTCGACCGCGGAGGTCTGGCAAAAATGCCACGGTGAGGACGAGAAGATGATCCAGGCCGTTTTCTCCCTCGCGCGCAAGATGTACCCGGCCATTATCTTCCTCGACGAGGCAGACGCCATGCTCGGCGAGCGCAAGGCCGGCGAGAGACGACACCTGCGGTCGATGTTAAATAAGTTCCTCATGGAGTGGGATGGGATTATGAGCGGCGCAAATTCACCATTCGTCCTGCTGGCGACAAATCGGCCGAATGACCTTGACCCAGCCGTACTTCGACGAGCCCCCGTACgtatcttcttcgacttgcCTTCTAAGGCTGAAAGAGTTGGAATCTTGGGACTACTTCTCAAGCACGAACACTTGGGTTACGACATTACCATACCGACACTGGCAAATCTTACACCAGAATATACAGGATCAGACCTAAAGAATCTCTGCGTGACTGCTGCCACTGAGTGCATATCAGAACAGTCTGAGGACACCACTAAGAGAATCCTAAACCGACGTCATTTCCTGTTTGCTATGCAAATAGTCAAAGCAACGACCATCAGCAAAACCAGAGAACGGGACTTCCATAACTTCGGGAACAATCGACAGGAGCAGGCTGAGGAGTAG
- a CDS encoding putative NADH oxidase, whose amino-acid sequence MVSPPGLLGLNVPAPNVSYFTPKHRQSPGAPVNIDASTPTLFTPLKIRDVTLRNRITVAPMCQFSTAPEGPSIGALTDYHIATLGHFALKGAALVFVEATGVQPNGRISPYCPGLWDDAQIPALKRVFDFVKSQGALAGIQLAHAGRKSSTAAPWVAGSTELRKASLRAGEDQYGWPDDVVGPSGGIEQTWDGLGLREEGGYWPPRALTGDEIKELVGDWAKTAKRAVQAGADVIEIHAAHGYLIHQFLSPVSNHRTDSYGGSFENRTRLLLEIIESVRKEMPAGMPLFLRVSSTEWLESTEIGTKYGTWTVEDTIRLAKLLPEAGVDLLDVSSGGNHPMQTVNSFLTKDYQTKIAARIRKELKQSGVNLLIGAVGMITEAEQARDLVEADKLLSQEAKDAADVTDAKQGNEPSADVLLIGRQFLREPEWVLRVAWKLGVDVAWPSQYLRVRFPRL is encoded by the coding sequence ATGGTGTCACCCCCTGGCCTCTTAGGGCTCAACGTGCCCGCACCCAACGTCAGCTATTTCACTCCCAAGCATCGTCAGTCCCCAGGGGCCCCTGTTAACATCGATGCCTCAACTCCTACACTCTTCACCCCGCTCAAAATCCGTGATGTCACCCTCCGCAACCGCATCACGGTGGCTCCTATGTGTCAATTCTCAACAGCGCCAGAGGGCCCCTCCATTGGCGCATTAACAGATTACCACATCGCAACTCTTGGGCACTTTGCGCTTAAGGGAGCCGCCCTGGTATTTGTTGAAGCAACTGGGGTCCAGCCAAACGGCCGAATCTCACCGTATTGCCCTGGTCTCTGGGATGATGCGCAGATCCCGGCTCTGAAGCGAGTCTTTGACTTTGTGAAATCTCAGGGCGCCCTGGCTGGTATTCAGCTAGCGCATGCGGGGAGGAAATCAAGTACCGCAGCGCCGTGGGTGGCTGGAAGCACGGAGCTTAGGAAGGCAAGCCTGCGCGCCGGGGAGGACCAGTATGGCTGGcctgatgatgttgttgggcCGTCTGGGGGGATTGAGCAAACATGGGATGGCCTCGGTCTACGGGAGGAGGGCGGCTACTGGCCGCCACGGGCTCTTACTGGGGATGAGATCAAGGAGTTGGTAGGCGACTGGGCTAAGACAGCAAAGAGGGCTGTGCAGGCGGGTGCAGATGTAATTGAGATCCACGCGGCGCATGGATATCTTATCCACCAGTTCTTGAGTCCGGTGTCGAACCATAGGACAGATTCCTATGGGGGTAGCTTTGAGAACCGGACGCGCCTATTACTGGAGATCATCGAGTCGGTTAGGAAGGAAATGCCGGCCGGAATGCCATTATTTCTGCGGGTTAGCTCAACCGAATGGCTGGAATCCACGGAGATTGGCACAAAGTATGGCACCTGGACGGTGGAGGATACCATCAGGTTGGCTAAACTTCTCCCGGAAGCTGGCGTAGACCTGCTGGACGTGAGCAGTGGTGGCAACCACCCGATGCAAACAGTCAACTCGTTCCTAACCAAGGACTACCAAACGAAAATCGCCGCTCGAATTCGAAAGGAGTTAAAACAGTCCGGCGTGAATCTTCTGATTGGCGCCGTTGGCATGATCACGGAGGCAGAGCAGGCACGAGACCTTGTTGAAGCCGACAAGCTGCTATCTCAAGAAGCGAAGGACGCTGCAGACGTGACGGATGCAAAGCAAGGGAACGAGCCCTCTGCTGATGTCCTATTAATCGGCAGGCAGTTTTTAAGGGAGCCGGAGTGGGTTCTGCGAGTCGCGTGGAAGCTGGGAGTGGACGTCGCATGGCCGAGTCAGTATTTGAGAGTTCGATTCCCTCGTCTGTGA